The Salinibaculum sp. SYNS191 genome has a window encoding:
- a CDS encoding PAS domain S-box protein encodes MSDTISLTADHDRSRERLYDVVASEDQSLREKRQAIVDVGTEYLGVSLGFVSEIDTESGQFEVLVSTDETILAEGSVYDLSRTYCRRCVETGRSLAVSDARSEGWADDPAYVEHGLGCHLGTPIHDDGDLVGTICFADRPERETEFSTTERAFVELAARLLGREREFVRHERELNERDERLDRREKELNESEQKYESLVETAPDAIFVADIETRTVVDANEAAADLVGVPAEHLVGMDMHHFHVPGTDDRHWAEFERFILTGDGTMSRFDDGSQVSLQRPDGERVPVEIAASTVELGDTEYVQGVMRDISTRRENERELRVKDRAIEAAPVGITIADASDGDNSLVYANERFEEMTGYQRSEVLGQNCRLLQGPETAQSAVAELGRHIDAEEPARQELLNYRDDGTPFWNELSISPVRDDSGEVTHFAGFQREVTDRKRHEELAGVLNRVLRHNLRNGLNVVLAHSSALQNQLGPEYSEAVTAIRDRAQELIALSEQARAIDSAVSEETAPAGRDVVSVVEDVAETLAVDYPDADIAVAAPDSQAVYATEAIRDVLYELGENAAVHGGPAATVRFEVTPATESGAVRVSVTDDGPGLPESEQTVLDRGYETPLVHSSGLGLWFVAWEVTGVGGSVDVTVDDGTTVTLSLNDPSAVETEECHPATFGP; translated from the coding sequence ATGTCAGACACGATTTCACTCACCGCCGACCACGACAGGAGTCGCGAGCGGCTGTACGACGTCGTCGCCAGCGAGGACCAGTCGCTCCGGGAGAAACGGCAGGCAATCGTCGACGTCGGGACGGAGTACCTGGGTGTCAGCCTCGGCTTCGTCTCGGAAATCGATACGGAGTCGGGACAGTTCGAGGTCCTCGTCAGCACGGACGAGACGATACTGGCCGAAGGTTCGGTCTACGACCTCTCGCGAACCTACTGCCGGCGGTGCGTCGAGACCGGGCGCTCCCTGGCGGTCTCCGACGCGCGCAGCGAGGGATGGGCGGACGACCCCGCGTACGTGGAACACGGGCTCGGGTGCCATCTCGGCACCCCGATTCACGACGACGGTGACCTCGTGGGGACCATCTGCTTCGCGGACCGGCCGGAGCGGGAGACGGAGTTCTCGACTACCGAGCGGGCCTTCGTCGAACTCGCGGCGCGGCTTCTGGGCCGGGAGCGGGAGTTCGTCCGGCACGAGCGGGAGCTGAACGAGCGCGACGAGCGCCTGGACCGACGGGAGAAGGAACTGAACGAGTCCGAACAGAAGTACGAGTCGCTGGTCGAAACTGCGCCGGACGCCATCTTCGTGGCCGACATCGAGACGCGGACCGTCGTCGACGCGAACGAGGCCGCAGCCGACCTCGTGGGCGTCCCCGCCGAGCACCTGGTCGGCATGGACATGCACCACTTCCACGTCCCCGGCACGGACGACCGTCACTGGGCGGAGTTCGAGCGGTTCATCCTGACCGGCGACGGGACGATGAGCAGGTTCGACGACGGGTCGCAGGTGTCTCTCCAGCGCCCGGACGGCGAGCGGGTGCCCGTCGAGATAGCTGCCAGCACGGTCGAACTCGGGGACACGGAGTACGTTCAGGGCGTGATGCGGGACATCAGTACCCGCCGTGAGAACGAGCGGGAACTCCGCGTGAAGGACCGCGCAATCGAGGCGGCACCGGTCGGGATTACCATCGCAGACGCGAGCGACGGGGACAACAGCCTCGTGTACGCTAACGAGCGGTTCGAGGAGATGACGGGCTACCAGCGCAGTGAGGTTCTGGGGCAGAACTGCCGGCTGTTGCAGGGGCCGGAGACGGCACAGTCCGCGGTGGCGGAACTGGGACGCCACATCGACGCCGAAGAACCGGCGCGGCAGGAACTGCTGAACTACCGCGACGACGGGACGCCGTTCTGGAACGAACTGTCTATCTCGCCGGTCCGGGACGACAGCGGCGAGGTCACACACTTCGCGGGCTTCCAGCGCGAGGTCACGGACCGCAAGCGACACGAGGAACTCGCGGGCGTCCTGAACCGGGTGCTCCGGCACAACCTCCGCAACGGACTCAACGTCGTCCTCGCCCACTCGAGCGCACTCCAGAACCAGCTCGGGCCGGAGTACAGCGAGGCGGTCACCGCCATCCGGGACCGCGCGCAGGAACTCATCGCGCTCAGCGAGCAGGCACGGGCCATCGACAGCGCGGTCAGCGAAGAGACCGCACCGGCGGGGCGTGACGTCGTCTCCGTCGTCGAGGACGTCGCGGAGACGCTCGCGGTGGACTACCCCGACGCGGACATCGCCGTCGCGGCCCCCGACAGCCAGGCCGTCTACGCCACGGAGGCGATTCGGGACGTGCTGTACGAACTCGGGGAGAACGCCGCCGTCCACGGCGGCCCGGCGGCAACGGTCAGGTTCGAGGTGACGCCCGCGACGGAGTCCGGCGCGGTCAGGGTGTCGGTCACGGACGACGGTCCCGGCCTCCCCGAGTCCGAGCAGACCGTCCTCGACCGGGGCTACGAGACGCCGCTGGTCCATTCGAGCGGACTCGGCCTCTGGTTCGTCGCCTGGGAGGTGACTGGCGTGGGCGGTTCCGTCGACGTGACTGTCGACGACGGGACGACCGTCACGCTGTCGCTCAACGACCCGTCGGCGGTCGAGACGGAGGAGTGTCACCCGGCGACGTTCGGCCCCTGA
- a CDS encoding adenylyltransferase/cytidyltransferase family protein, translating into MKRVVAQGTFDILHPGHVHYLSEAAAMGDELHVIVARADNVTHKPKPVIPSDQRVEMVEALDPVDHARPGHPDDIFVPIEDIEPAVIVLGHDQHHDPDAIRQALAERDIDCEVVRASAREAAEGEEFLSTGRIIEKILRERGR; encoded by the coding sequence ATGAAACGCGTCGTCGCACAGGGAACCTTCGACATCCTCCACCCCGGCCACGTCCACTACCTCAGCGAGGCGGCGGCGATGGGCGACGAACTGCACGTCATCGTCGCCCGCGCCGACAACGTCACGCACAAACCCAAGCCGGTCATCCCGAGCGACCAGCGCGTCGAGATGGTCGAGGCGCTGGACCCGGTCGACCACGCGCGACCGGGCCACCCCGACGACATCTTCGTTCCAATCGAGGACATCGAACCCGCGGTCATCGTGCTAGGCCACGACCAGCACCACGACCCCGACGCCATCCGGCAGGCGCTGGCCGAGCGCGACATCGACTGCGAGGTGGTGCGCGCCTCGGCCCGCGAGGCCGCCGAAGGCGAGGAGTTCCTCTCGACCGGCCGTATCATCGAGAAGATACTGCGGGAACGCGGCCGGTGA
- a CDS encoding Mov34/MPN/PAD-1 family protein: MGLFRSSEILGIAEPALEFALAASEESHPNEYMGLLRGEDASKVGLDEDGTVLTDVLVIPGTETNPVSATVDTNMIPNDLRAAGSIHSHPNGVLRPSDEDLMTFGRNRVHIIVGYPYGKTDWQAFDRDGNPFDLPVLDVDPPEDNFFDITQADIDRELREEGFDG, translated from the coding sequence ATGGGACTGTTCCGCTCGAGCGAGATTCTCGGCATCGCCGAACCCGCGCTCGAGTTCGCCCTGGCCGCCTCCGAGGAGTCCCACCCAAACGAGTACATGGGGCTCCTCCGGGGCGAGGACGCCAGCAAGGTGGGCCTCGACGAGGACGGGACCGTGCTCACGGACGTGCTCGTCATCCCCGGGACCGAGACCAACCCGGTCAGCGCGACTGTCGACACCAACATGATTCCGAACGACCTGCGCGCCGCCGGGTCGATACACTCCCATCCCAACGGCGTGCTCCGGCCGAGCGACGAGGACCTGATGACCTTCGGACGCAACCGCGTCCACATCATCGTCGGGTACCCTTACGGAAAGACCGACTGGCAGGCCTTCGACCGCGACGGGAATCCCTTCGACCTGCCGGTGCTCGACGTCGACCCGCCCGAGGACAACTTCTTCGACATCACCCAGGCCGACATCGACCGCGAACTCCGCGAGGAGGGGTTCGACGGATGA
- a CDS encoding DHH family phosphoesterase, with amino-acid sequence MSPTHGTESSGVAVPDGGPVVYDLAPDCTLDDLEENGRYHATVNGIVDYGIFVDLSESVSGLVHSSNLVGTYDVGDDLIVELAEVRDNGDVSFAEVQVADYETRSVGHGQQVPVADAESHTGETVHIEGRVVQIKQTGGPTIFHVRGERAIAPCAAFEEAGVRAYPDVAVDDVVRVTGTVETHDDGIQVEADTLTLLEGQEAATVSDRLAAATESVAEPHDVEPLADWPAFEKLRDDLRDVARRLRETVLEGRPIRMRHHADGDGLCASVPLQYALERFIAEVHEDPEAPRHLLKRLPSKAPFYEMEDVTRDLNFALEDRKRHGQKLPLLMMLDNGSTEEDTPAYRNLAHYDVPILVVDHHHPDPEAVEPLVENHVNPYLHDEDYRITTGMMCVEIARMIDPEITDDLEHVPAVGGLADRSEGEAMPEYIDLAAEAGYDEERLREIGEALDYATFWLRYSAGREFVNDILNVNCDDRDRHERLVDLLAERAERDVDEQLSAAMAHVEEERLDNDARLYRIDVENHAKRFTYPAPGKTTGKIHDRKVEETGDPVITIGVGPDFTVLRSDGVRLDIPEMVSELTAELPGAGVSGGGHLVVGSIKFVKGRRDDVLDALVEKMGEAELDEDLQSSASLPDEV; translated from the coding sequence ATGTCTCCAACGCATGGCACCGAATCTTCCGGTGTCGCGGTTCCCGACGGGGGACCCGTCGTCTACGACCTCGCTCCGGATTGCACGCTCGACGACCTCGAAGAGAACGGACGCTACCACGCCACGGTCAACGGTATCGTCGACTACGGCATCTTCGTCGACCTCTCGGAGTCGGTCTCCGGGCTGGTCCACTCATCGAACCTGGTCGGCACGTACGACGTCGGTGACGACCTCATCGTCGAACTCGCGGAGGTCCGCGACAACGGCGACGTGAGTTTCGCCGAGGTACAGGTCGCCGACTACGAGACCCGGAGCGTCGGCCACGGCCAGCAGGTTCCCGTCGCCGACGCAGAGAGTCACACCGGCGAGACGGTCCACATCGAGGGACGCGTCGTCCAGATAAAGCAGACGGGCGGTCCGACCATCTTCCACGTCCGCGGCGAGCGCGCAATCGCTCCCTGTGCCGCCTTCGAGGAGGCTGGCGTCCGCGCCTATCCCGACGTCGCAGTCGACGACGTGGTCAGGGTGACGGGCACCGTCGAGACCCACGACGACGGCATCCAGGTCGAGGCCGACACGCTCACCCTGCTCGAAGGTCAGGAGGCCGCAACCGTGTCCGACCGCCTGGCCGCCGCCACGGAATCGGTCGCAGAACCTCACGACGTGGAACCGCTCGCCGACTGGCCGGCCTTCGAGAAACTCCGCGATGACCTCCGGGACGTCGCCCGCCGCCTGCGCGAGACGGTGCTCGAAGGACGCCCCATCCGGATGCGCCACCACGCCGACGGCGACGGACTCTGCGCCAGCGTCCCGCTGCAGTACGCGCTGGAGCGGTTCATCGCCGAGGTCCACGAGGACCCCGAGGCCCCCCGGCACCTCCTCAAGCGCCTGCCGAGCAAGGCCCCCTTCTACGAGATGGAGGACGTGACCCGCGACCTCAACTTCGCGCTGGAGGACCGCAAGCGCCACGGCCAGAAACTGCCGCTCCTGATGATGCTCGACAACGGGAGCACCGAGGAGGACACCCCCGCCTATCGCAACCTCGCGCACTACGACGTCCCGATTCTCGTCGTCGACCACCACCACCCGGACCCGGAGGCCGTGGAACCGCTCGTCGAGAACCACGTCAACCCCTACCTCCACGACGAGGACTACCGCATCACGACGGGGATGATGTGCGTCGAAATCGCCCGGATGATAGACCCGGAGATTACGGACGACCTCGAACACGTCCCCGCCGTCGGCGGCCTGGCCGACCGCTCGGAGGGCGAGGCGATGCCCGAGTACATCGACCTGGCAGCCGAGGCGGGCTACGACGAGGAGCGGCTGCGGGAAATCGGGGAGGCGCTGGACTACGCGACGTTCTGGCTGCGCTACTCCGCCGGCCGGGAGTTCGTCAACGACATCCTGAACGTCAACTGTGACGACAGGGACCGCCACGAGCGACTCGTCGACCTGCTGGCCGAGCGCGCCGAGCGCGACGTGGACGAACAGCTCTCGGCCGCGATGGCCCACGTCGAGGAGGAGCGGCTGGACAACGACGCCCGCCTCTACCGCATCGACGTCGAGAACCACGCAAAGCGGTTCACCTACCCCGCGCCCGGCAAGACGACGGGCAAGATTCACGACCGGAAGGTCGAGGAGACGGGCGACCCCGTCATCACCATCGGCGTGGGGCCGGACTTCACAGTCCTCCGGTCGGACGGCGTCCGCCTGGACATCCCCGAGATGGTGTCGGAACTCACCGCGGAACTGCCGGGGGCCGGCGTCTCCGGCGGCGGCCACCTCGTCGTCGGCTCCATCAAGTTCGTGAAGGGACGCCGCGACGACGTCCTCGACGCGCTCGTCGAGAAGATGGGCGAGGCCGAACTCGACGAGGACCTCCAGAGTTCCGCGTCGCTGCCGGACGAGGTCTGA
- a CDS encoding phospholipase D-like domain-containing protein: MGRGLVLVLALALVAAPVAVGAAADPAGRSDGPHLVAAYPNPVSAGDAGEFVTLAVPPDTPLGEFRIADGESSVALPNVTAAGRVVLSTAPERTRPLVDDRVRPLGDIELANTGESLRLVRDGETVDALSYEDAPEGSLRVPGSGDGWRPLGATDRPVVTGGPGTVRAFVLPDGGDVAVDHLRRADDRILLGAYTLTSERVADALVAAHRRDVSVRVLVDGSPVGGFPRREARLLDRLERAGIDVRAVGGPSARYAFHHAKYAVADDRALVTTENWKPAGVGGASSRGWGVVTDQPRVVDGLVATFRADAGWRDAVPWDRFHADRSFVETNVSTGSYPTRFPPESVPVDRTRLLVAPDNAESAVVGVVDNATETLVVEQVSVGGRTSPFLQAALDAAERGVGVRILLSSAWYVREDNERLVTWLNDRAASRNLPLEARMAAPRGRFEKIHTKGVVVDGDQVVLGSLNWNNHSARENREVAVVLDGEAVGTYFGRVFDADWQTRAPTPVGLLLVVAVAAVGALLLARRLRFERGSGGIQPPDD, translated from the coding sequence ATGGGCCGCGGACTCGTCCTCGTTCTCGCACTCGCGCTGGTCGCAGCACCCGTCGCCGTCGGGGCCGCGGCCGACCCAGCGGGTCGCTCCGACGGCCCGCACCTCGTCGCAGCCTACCCGAACCCCGTCTCGGCGGGTGACGCCGGCGAGTTCGTCACGCTCGCAGTCCCACCGGATACCCCCCTCGGTGAGTTCCGAATCGCCGACGGCGAGTCGTCGGTCGCGCTGCCGAACGTGACCGCAGCCGGCCGCGTCGTGCTGTCGACGGCTCCCGAACGGACGAGGCCGCTCGTCGACGACAGGGTCCGCCCGCTCGGCGACATCGAACTCGCCAACACGGGTGAGTCGCTGCGCCTCGTCCGCGACGGCGAGACAGTCGACGCGCTGTCCTACGAGGACGCACCGGAGGGGAGTCTCCGCGTGCCGGGGTCGGGCGACGGCTGGCGACCGCTCGGTGCGACGGACCGCCCGGTCGTCACCGGCGGTCCCGGAACCGTCCGCGCGTTCGTCCTGCCCGACGGCGGCGACGTCGCGGTCGACCACCTCCGACGGGCCGACGACCGGATACTGCTCGGCGCGTACACGCTGACCTCGGAGCGGGTCGCCGACGCGCTGGTGGCGGCCCACCGGCGCGACGTCAGCGTCCGCGTCCTCGTGGACGGCAGTCCCGTCGGCGGCTTCCCCCGTCGCGAGGCTCGCCTGCTGGACAGACTCGAACGCGCCGGCATCGACGTGCGAGCAGTGGGCGGACCCAGCGCACGCTACGCGTTCCATCACGCGAAGTACGCCGTCGCGGACGACCGGGCGCTGGTCACGACTGAGAACTGGAAACCGGCCGGTGTCGGTGGCGCGAGCAGCCGCGGGTGGGGCGTCGTCACCGACCAGCCCCGCGTCGTCGACGGACTTGTAGCGACGTTCCGTGCCGACGCCGGCTGGCGCGACGCCGTGCCGTGGGACCGGTTCCACGCCGACCGCTCGTTCGTCGAGACGAACGTCTCCACCGGGTCCTATCCGACCCGGTTTCCACCCGAGTCGGTCCCCGTCGACCGTACCCGGCTGCTCGTCGCGCCGGACAACGCCGAGTCCGCCGTGGTCGGCGTCGTCGACAACGCCACGGAGACGCTGGTCGTCGAGCAGGTCAGCGTCGGGGGTCGGACGTCGCCGTTCCTCCAGGCAGCACTCGATGCCGCCGAACGCGGCGTCGGCGTCCGTATCTTGCTGTCCAGCGCGTGGTACGTCCGGGAGGACAACGAGAGGCTCGTCACCTGGCTGAACGACCGGGCAGCCAGCCGGAACCTCCCGCTGGAGGCCCGAATGGCCGCTCCGCGGGGCCGGTTCGAGAAGATACACACGAAAGGCGTCGTCGTCGACGGCGACCAGGTCGTCCTCGGGAGCCTCAACTGGAACAACCACTCGGCCCGCGAAAACCGCGAGGTGGCCGTCGTACTGGACGGCGAGGCGGTCGGGACGTACTTCGGACGCGTCTTCGACGCCGACTGGCAGACCCGAGCGCCGACGCCCGTCGGCCTGTTACTCGTCGTCGCCGTCGCCGCCGTCGGCGCGCTCCTGCTCGCCCGCCGGCTCCGATTCGAGAGAGGAAGTGGAGGGATTCAACCGCCGGACGACTGA
- a CDS encoding HEAT repeat domain-containing protein, translated as MSNEDDDEPAGELDPADLETRLDDAGDALEAAETEADLDDVESTLDSIESDLEAADLPEPEDDDEEDPTEAIESRLSDLRDDLESQRGPYAEDVSDIVDEAAATLRDTRWTEDGEPDAIDAAEAFGEAASDILDRGISVETNDEHGAADSLEAAAETIANAGLDADEDAETIAELLEAAEQLEANLDAAEEWDDLTVREQLDAQGFYDVLNPKNRKDYPAEWNAVKVYEQMRDVQPILKALDRFESDFMEENILDALEHIAPEEAFDAVHQRAQRRAVQPIRILGRIGDDRACETLHDFLGGGDVKLEKTSLRALGAIGSEESTQHVANRLVADDPEIRSVAARSLGLIGDTRAIEPLEQVLETDDADEVRASAAWALNQIGTERALDAAAQYADDRSYIVQVEAEKAAGV; from the coding sequence ATGAGCAACGAGGACGACGACGAACCCGCCGGTGAACTCGACCCGGCCGACCTCGAAACGCGCCTCGACGACGCCGGGGACGCACTGGAGGCCGCAGAGACAGAAGCCGACCTCGACGACGTCGAGTCGACCCTGGACAGCATCGAATCGGACCTCGAAGCGGCGGACCTGCCCGAACCCGAGGACGACGACGAGGAGGACCCGACGGAGGCCATCGAGAGCCGCCTGTCCGACCTCCGGGACGACCTCGAATCCCAGCGCGGTCCCTACGCCGAGGACGTGAGCGACATCGTCGACGAGGCGGCGGCGACGCTGCGGGACACCCGCTGGACCGAGGACGGCGAACCGGACGCGATCGACGCCGCGGAGGCCTTTGGCGAGGCCGCGAGCGACATTCTCGACCGGGGCATCTCCGTCGAGACCAACGACGAGCACGGCGCCGCGGACAGCCTCGAAGCGGCCGCGGAGACCATCGCGAACGCGGGGCTCGACGCCGACGAGGACGCCGAGACCATCGCCGAGTTGCTGGAGGCCGCCGAACAACTCGAAGCCAACCTCGACGCCGCCGAGGAGTGGGACGACCTCACAGTCCGCGAGCAACTCGACGCGCAGGGCTTCTACGACGTCCTGAATCCGAAAAACCGCAAGGACTACCCGGCGGAGTGGAACGCGGTGAAGGTCTACGAGCAGATGCGGGACGTGCAGCCGATTCTGAAGGCACTCGACCGTTTCGAGTCGGACTTCATGGAGGAGAACATCCTCGACGCGCTGGAGCACATCGCACCCGAGGAGGCCTTCGACGCGGTCCACCAGCGCGCACAGCGCCGCGCCGTTCAGCCCATCCGCATCCTCGGCCGCATCGGCGACGACCGCGCCTGCGAGACGCTGCACGACTTCCTCGGCGGCGGCGACGTGAAACTGGAGAAGACGTCGCTGCGCGCGCTCGGCGCTATCGGCAGCGAGGAGTCGACCCAGCACGTCGCCAACCGCCTCGTCGCCGACGACCCCGAAATCCGCTCGGTGGCCGCGCGCTCGCTCGGCCTCATCGGCGACACGCGGGCCATCGAACCGCTGGAGCAGGTCCTCGAAACGGACGACGCCGACGAGGTCCGCGCCAGCGCGGCCTGGGCGCTCAACCAGATCGGCACCGAACGCGCACTCGACGCCGCCGCGCAGTACGCCGACGACCGTTCGTACATCGTGCAGGTCGAGGCCGAGAAGGCCGCCGGCGTCTGA
- a CDS encoding plastocyanin/azurin family copper-binding protein translates to MNRRRFLTAAAGVGTAIGLAGCIGGSADSTEFDIGMSASRFRPEAFEVEVGATVVWRNTSKQGHTVTAYEGGIPDDAEYFASGGFGSEKEARERYSNRSAGVLGAGEVYEHEFTVPGTYNYFCIPHERVQMLGTIDVVEG, encoded by the coding sequence ATGAACCGCCGGAGGTTTCTGACGGCCGCCGCCGGGGTCGGCACCGCCATCGGCCTGGCGGGCTGTATCGGCGGCAGCGCCGACTCGACCGAGTTCGACATCGGCATGTCAGCGAGCCGGTTCCGACCGGAGGCGTTCGAGGTCGAGGTCGGGGCAACGGTCGTCTGGCGCAACACCAGCAAGCAGGGCCACACCGTGACGGCCTACGAGGGCGGTATTCCCGACGACGCCGAGTACTTCGCGTCGGGCGGGTTCGGGAGTGAGAAGGAGGCCCGCGAACGGTACTCCAACCGCTCCGCCGGCGTTCTCGGTGCCGGTGAAGTCTACGAACACGAGTTTACCGTCCCCGGGACGTACAACTACTTCTGCATCCCCCACGAGCGAGTCCAGATGCTCGGCACCATCGACGTCGTCGAGGGCTGA
- a CDS encoding SDR family NAD(P)-dependent oxidoreductase, giving the protein MSRPPERRAGVDEADCSGTTAVVTGSTTGIGREIALSLGRLGAHVVVHGRDRERGRDVVSELDETAGSGEFVAADFATEAGVRSFADDVLDRVETVDLLFNNAGGFFRRGRLTDDGIETTFAVNHLAPFLLTHLLAPSMPDDGRVVTTSSGVHRQGGIDFDSFDTVDDYSGMTAYSQSKLANVLFTRELASRVDRLTANCFHPGFVPGSDFSRELPAPIRVSMKALSVVPGVGTSVEQGAATGVYLGVSDDVAGTSGKYFAHCSEKRPAAAARDDRTAARLWQRSEQLVGLTDAERIAPPADAH; this is encoded by the coding sequence ATGTCACGTCCCCCGGAGCGACGCGCGGGCGTCGACGAAGCGGACTGTTCGGGAACGACAGCGGTCGTCACTGGGTCGACGACCGGCATCGGCCGCGAAATCGCCCTCTCGCTCGGTCGGCTGGGCGCACACGTCGTCGTCCACGGCCGCGACCGCGAGCGCGGGCGGGACGTCGTCTCCGAACTCGACGAGACGGCAGGGTCCGGCGAGTTCGTCGCGGCCGACTTCGCGACCGAGGCCGGCGTCCGGTCGTTCGCCGACGACGTGCTGGACCGCGTCGAGACCGTCGACCTGCTGTTCAACAACGCCGGCGGGTTCTTCCGCCGGGGTCGGCTCACCGACGACGGCATCGAGACGACGTTCGCTGTCAACCACCTCGCACCGTTCCTGTTGACGCACCTGCTGGCCCCGTCGATGCCGGACGACGGCCGCGTCGTCACGACGTCCTCTGGCGTGCATCGACAGGGCGGCATCGACTTCGACAGTTTCGACACCGTCGACGACTACAGCGGGATGACCGCTTACTCCCAGTCGAAACTGGCGAACGTCCTCTTCACGCGGGAACTCGCCAGCCGCGTCGACCGCCTGACGGCGAACTGCTTCCACCCCGGATTCGTCCCAGGGAGCGACTTCTCGCGGGAACTGCCCGCGCCGATTCGCGTCTCGATGAAGGCCCTCAGCGTCGTTCCCGGCGTCGGCACCAGCGTCGAGCAGGGTGCCGCGACGGGGGTCTACCTGGGCGTCTCGGATGACGTCGCAGGGACGAGCGGCAAGTACTTCGCGCACTGTTCGGAGAAGCGGCCCGCCGCGGCAGCCAGAGACGACAGGACAGCCGCCCGTCTCTGGCAGCGGAGCGAGCAACTCGTCGGTCTGACTGACGCGGAACGCATCGCCCCGCCGGCAGACGCACACTGA
- a CDS encoding 30S ribosomal protein S3ae encodes MSERSVSRQKQQKRWYDVLAPEQFDREKLGETPADEPDKALGRTIETTLGDLRNDASENNTKLKFKITEVASDTAYTEFIKHELTRDYLRSLVRRGSSKIEAYITVLTTDDYRVQIQPVALTTKSADESQEKAIRRTMIDLVEESASERTFEDLIDSIVEGRLSSAIYNEAKTIYPLRRVEIQKTTLEARPEEVAAEEETAVDVDEEDVGVDTDEAEE; translated from the coding sequence ATGAGCGAACGTTCAGTATCCCGACAGAAGCAACAGAAACGCTGGTACGACGTGCTTGCCCCGGAGCAGTTCGACCGGGAAAAGCTCGGCGAGACACCGGCAGACGAACCGGACAAGGCCCTCGGCCGCACGATCGAGACGACGCTTGGCGACCTGCGCAACGACGCCAGCGAGAACAACACGAAGCTGAAATTCAAGATTACGGAGGTCGCCAGCGATACGGCGTACACCGAGTTCATCAAGCACGAACTCACCCGTGACTACCTCCGCAGTCTGGTCCGCCGTGGCTCCTCGAAAATCGAGGCGTACATCACGGTGCTGACGACGGACGACTACCGCGTCCAGATTCAGCCCGTCGCGCTGACGACGAAAAGCGCCGACGAGAGCCAGGAGAAGGCCATCCGCCGGACGATGATCGACCTCGTCGAGGAGTCCGCCAGCGAGCGGACCTTCGAGGACCTGATCGACTCCATCGTCGAGGGTCGCCTCTCCTCGGCAATCTACAACGAAGCGAAGACCATCTACCCGCTGCGCCGGGTCGAGATTCAGAAGACCACGCTGGAAGCGCGACCGGAGGAAGTCGCCGCGGAAGAGGAGACGGCGGTCGACGTCGACGAGGAAGACGTCGGCGTCGACACCGACGAAGCCGAAGAGTAA
- a CDS encoding KEOPS complex subunit Pcc1 produces MRRARITTTHGNADAAAAIAAAVRPDDTAEMDTRSDEERVVTMIERETTGGLHATVDDYVVNLTVAAQLSDQDGETSTDDTQS; encoded by the coding sequence ATGAGACGGGCACGCATCACGACGACACACGGCAACGCGGATGCAGCGGCCGCAATCGCGGCGGCGGTCCGCCCGGACGACACGGCAGAGATGGACACGAGAAGTGACGAGGAGCGAGTCGTGACGATGATAGAGCGGGAGACGACTGGTGGCTTGCACGCGACGGTCGACGACTACGTCGTGAACCTCACGGTGGCAGCACAGCTTTCCGACCAGGACGGGGAAACGTCCACAGACGACACACAATCATGA
- a CDS encoding 30S ribosomal protein S15 — translation MARMHSRRRGSSDSDKPVADEPPEWSDVDEDAIEERVVELADAGHSPSQIGLKLRDEGVQGTPVPDVSLATGKKVTEILEANDADPDLPEDLRNLMEQAIGLRDHMEANPTDYQNKRALQNTESKIRRLVNYYRGDELDEDFTYSHEDARELLE, via the coding sequence ATGGCACGAATGCACTCACGCCGCCGCGGCTCGTCCGACTCGGACAAGCCCGTGGCAGACGAACCACCGGAGTGGAGTGACGTAGACGAAGACGCAATCGAGGAGCGCGTCGTCGAACTGGCCGACGCCGGCCACAGCCCGAGCCAGATCGGGCTGAAGCTTCGCGACGAGGGCGTCCAGGGCACGCCGGTCCCGGACGTCAGCCTCGCGACGGGCAAGAAGGTCACCGAGATTCTCGAAGCGAACGACGCCGACCCGGACCTGCCCGAGGACCTGCGCAACCTCATGGAGCAGGCCATCGGCCTCCGCGACCACATGGAGGCGAACCCGACGGACTACCAGAACAAGCGCGCGCTCCAGAACACGGAGTCGAAGATCCGTCGCCTCGTCAACTACTACCGCGGTGACGAACTCGACGAGGACTTCACTTACAGCCACGAAGACGCACGCGAACTCCTCGAATAG